Proteins encoded within one genomic window of Bacillota bacterium:
- the obgE gene encoding GTPase ObgE: MFVDEVTIQVQAGDGGNGCVAFRREKYVPRGGPSGGDGGRGGDVVLVADERLTTLLDYHFQRHYRAERGGNGGSNLRHGKHGQHCELRVPVGTVVYDEETGEWLADLVQPGQRVVVARGGRGGHGNAYFANPSQQTPRFAEKGEPGERRRLRLELKLLADVGLVGYPNVGKSTLISRISAARPKIADYPFTTLVPNLGVVFVEPGRSFVVADLPGLIEGAHAGEGLGHQFLRHVERCRVLVHLLDISGMTGRDPLQDFEVIQRELELYDPDLLRRPMVVALNKADVAPPELRDRVRDALREKGYPVHVISAATGEGVQSLVYHLAELLDSIPPPATPVEDMVVIRAPRQDERAWHVEQTGEHEFEVQGKGIERMVKMTDLENEEAVRRLHRKLERIGVLQRLREAGIQHGDTVRIGDEEFDFIDEEHWETS; this comes from the coding sequence ATGTTCGTCGACGAAGTCACCATCCAGGTTCAGGCTGGAGACGGCGGGAACGGCTGCGTTGCCTTCCGGCGGGAAAAGTACGTGCCGCGCGGCGGTCCCTCTGGCGGGGATGGTGGACGCGGGGGCGATGTGGTGCTCGTGGCGGACGAGCGCTTAACCACCTTGCTGGACTACCATTTCCAGCGTCACTATCGTGCGGAGCGAGGAGGCAACGGCGGAAGTAACCTGCGGCACGGCAAACACGGGCAACACTGCGAGCTGCGTGTGCCGGTCGGAACCGTGGTGTATGATGAGGAGACCGGCGAGTGGTTAGCAGACCTGGTACAGCCGGGGCAGCGCGTGGTGGTGGCGCGGGGGGGTCGCGGTGGGCACGGAAACGCCTACTTCGCCAACCCGTCACAGCAGACCCCCCGCTTTGCCGAGAAGGGCGAACCGGGCGAGCGGCGCAGACTCCGGCTGGAGCTGAAACTGCTGGCGGATGTGGGTCTGGTCGGATACCCCAACGTGGGCAAGTCTACCCTCATCTCCCGCATCTCTGCCGCCAGACCCAAGATTGCGGACTATCCGTTCACCACGCTGGTACCCAATCTGGGCGTCGTCTTCGTGGAGCCGGGACGCAGCTTCGTGGTGGCGGATTTGCCGGGGCTGATTGAGGGCGCACACGCGGGCGAAGGATTGGGACACCAGTTCCTCCGCCATGTGGAAAGATGCCGTGTGCTGGTGCACCTGCTGGACATCTCCGGCATGACGGGGCGCGACCCCCTGCAGGATTTTGAGGTCATCCAGCGCGAACTGGAATTGTACGACCCCGACCTGTTGCGCCGACCGATGGTGGTTGCGCTGAATAAGGCGGACGTCGCTCCCCCTGAACTCAGGGACCGCGTGCGAGACGCCCTGCGCGAGAAGGGTTATCCGGTGCACGTCATCTCTGCCGCGACAGGAGAAGGCGTCCAATCGCTGGTATACCATCTGGCAGAACTACTGGACTCCATCCCCCCGCCGGCAACGCCGGTGGAGGACATGGTAGTGATTCGTGCTCCGCGGCAGGATGAACGGGCATGGCACGTGGAACAGACCGGCGAACACGAGTTTGAGGTTCAGGGCAAGGGTATCGAGCGCATGGTGAAAATGACCGATTTAGAGAACGAGGAAGCCGTCCGTCGCCTGCATCGCAAGCTGGAGCGCATCGGCGTGCTGCAGCGTTTGCGCGAGGCGGGCATCCAGCATGGCGACACCGTGCGCATCGGTGACGAGGAGTTCGACTTCATCGACGAGGAGCACTGGGAAACCTCGTAA
- the proB gene encoding glutamate 5-kinase — protein MAYRRIVIKVGTSTLTDETGALDRVYIASLAMQCAAEHRSGADVVLVSSGAIRAGIDQWENYAAQTTPYQTRATMPLKQAMAAIGQPLLMQAYLAAFAAYDLPVAQVLLTREDFGERQRFLHARNTLQQLLKMGVVPVINENDTVAVDEIRFGDNDTLAAMVASLLDADLLILLSDVEGLYEPDADGRYTRLVREVHRLDENIWRMARGSSTRVGTGGMVTKLQAAQIATTSGVTMVIAHGRHEGIIHHICRGHGFVGTVFYPLPRKLCHRKRWLAYGLPAAGTIIVNEGARERIVTDGKSLLPAGVLSCEGPFLPQQVVDVRDEKGHVFARGFTNYSSEELARIAGCQTSQIEQRLGFKRADEVIHRDNLVLVYGAWV, from the coding sequence ATGGCTTACCGAAGGATTGTCATCAAGGTTGGAACAAGTACGCTGACGGATGAAACCGGTGCGCTAGACCGTGTATACATCGCCTCGCTCGCCATGCAGTGCGCAGCAGAACATCGTTCGGGCGCCGATGTGGTGCTGGTGAGTTCCGGCGCTATCCGTGCAGGCATCGACCAGTGGGAAAACTATGCCGCTCAGACCACCCCCTACCAGACACGTGCCACCATGCCTCTCAAGCAGGCGATGGCGGCTATCGGTCAGCCCCTCTTGATGCAGGCGTATCTGGCGGCTTTTGCCGCGTACGACCTGCCCGTCGCACAGGTATTGCTCACCCGTGAGGACTTCGGCGAACGGCAGCGGTTTCTGCACGCCCGCAATACCCTGCAGCAACTGCTGAAAATGGGAGTGGTGCCAGTCATTAACGAAAACGATACTGTCGCCGTTGACGAGATTCGCTTCGGCGATAACGACACGCTGGCGGCGATGGTCGCTTCGTTGCTGGACGCCGACCTGCTCATCCTGCTCTCGGACGTGGAAGGGCTTTACGAGCCCGACGCAGACGGTCGCTACACCCGACTGGTGCGCGAGGTGCATCGGCTGGACGAAAACATCTGGCGTATGGCGCGCGGAAGCAGCACGCGCGTGGGCACGGGCGGGATGGTGACCAAGCTGCAGGCGGCACAGATTGCCACTACCTCCGGCGTGACGATGGTGATTGCGCACGGCAGACACGAGGGGATTATCCACCACATCTGTCGCGGGCATGGATTTGTGGGAACGGTTTTTTATCCCCTGCCCCGCAAATTGTGTCACCGCAAACGCTGGCTGGCGTATGGTCTGCCCGCTGCGGGGACTATCATCGTCAACGAAGGAGCCAGAGAACGTATCGTTACCGATGGCAAAAGCCTGCTTCCAGCAGGCGTGCTCTCCTGTGAAGGTCCTTTTCTCCCCCAGCAGGTCGTGGACGTGCGCGACGAGAAGGGACACGTATTCGCCCGCGGCTTTACGAACTACAGCAGTGAGGAACTGGCGCGTATCGCAGGTTGCCAGACCTCGCAGATTGAGCAAAGGCTCGGCTTCAAGCGCGCCGACGAAGTCATACACCGCGATAATCTGGTGCTGGTGTATGGCGCGTGGGTGTAG